The Paenibacillus beijingensis nucleotide sequence AAAGCTCGGGTTAGGGATTACTGACCTGAAGACAATTTCGGCTCTATTGCAAGAAGGCCCTATGACGGCCGGACAACTTGCTGAACGACTAAACCTCACTACCGGTGCGGTTTCAAATGTAATCGACCGCCTGGAACAAGGAAATTTCGCAAGCCGCGTACCGGATACCAAAGACCGCCGTAAAGTGATTGTTACCATCAATCAAGATATGCTATCTACCTCTAACAATGTGTATCGTTCAATGGGGGAAGCTTTCGAAAAGTTGCTTGAAACATACTCTGTAGAGGAACTTGAGTTCTTGGTCAAGTTTTATAATTCAACTATAGATCTGACCAAGCTGGAAATTGCTAAATTGAAAAGCCGGAGGTAAAACGAAGGACAAGAAAAAGGTACAGCACTCATTTTTCTTGAGTGGCTGTACCTTCCTTACATCAAAGGGACTTTTTCAGTGGCCTCACTCAACTCCGTCCGCGCGGACTGAACCCGGGTATTTTTTCGGTAATAAAGTAAAGTAAGGCTAAGAGCGGCATAACAACTCCAATTAGAGATGTGAAACTCCAGCCGCCATGGGCATAAGACCAACCGCCCAAAGATGAGCCAATTGCTCCGCCAATGAAGAATATGGACATGAAAAGCCCGTTCAGACGGCCCCTTGCTTCACTCCCCAACGAAAAAATCGCACGCTGTCCAAGAACAAGATTTCCCGATACGGCCATATCCAGCATAATAGCAGCAAGAACAAGCAGTGCAAGAGCCGTTGTTGAATTGTCTTGAAAAAGATATGTGAGCAACAAAGACAAAGCGGCAATAATCATTGCCAGTACGGTCAAAAATCCGGTCCAGCCTTTATCCGCCAGTCTTCCAGCAATCGGCGCCGCTATTGCACCTCCCACACCTGCTAAAGCAAACAATGCGATGCCTTGCTGGGACATTCCGAAATCATCCGCCAATCGTAAAGGAACCACAGTCCAAAAAAGGCTAAAGGCCCCAAACAAACAAGCTTGATAAATGGCCCGGCGGCGCAATATAGGCGTTTGTTTTAAAAGAGTGCCTAAAGTGACGATTAATTTACCGTAGTCTATCGTAGGTAAAGGCTTACGCTTAGGGAGAATACGTGACAGCAGAACCGTCAATAAAGTAATAACAATCGCAGACAAAGCAAATACGGCTTGCCATCCCCAAATGCCGGTTATAAAGCTTGCCACCGGCCGGGCAAACATAATTCCGAGTAAGAGTCCGCTCATCACGTTTCCTACCACGCGGCCGCTCTGCTCTTCAGACGCTAAATAGGTAGCATAGGGAACCAGTATTTGGGCTACCACCGATGCCATTCCAATAAGCAGGGACGCTGTCAGGAACAACGGCGGATTGGGGGCGAATGTTGCCGCAAGCAATGCACCTACCACAACAATCAGCGATACTACCACGAGGCGCCGATTTTCAATAATGTCACTGAGCGGTACGATGAACAGCAGCCCTACAACATAACCGATTTGAGTTAAAGTGACAATTAATCCTGCTGCTCCGGAAGAAAGACCCGTGGCGTCACTAATAGGTCCTACCAGGGTTTGAGCATAATAAAGATTGGCAACGATAAGACCGCAAGCGGACGCTAACAGAAACATAATCCAACTTGAAATGCGTTTACCCTCGATTTGTGTCGTTTGCATTGCAATCCTCCTCATTTTCATTTCTGAGTGTGCGGCAGGGCTAACAATGTTCAGCAGCACCGCCACAAAATAAATAATGAACGTTTAGTTTAGTAATTCATGTTTAAATAATATACTGAACGTACGGTTTTGTAAATAGCTGAATTTACTTTTTCTTTTATTGGATGTTCAGTATAATGAACGTATAGTTTTTATTGAAGGGGAAGATTCATGTGAATGTCAAAAGAGGGCGTCCACGTAATGTTGAAACGCAAAAGTCCATCCTTTCTGCTTCATATGATTTGTTGTTGGAAAATGGCTTTGGAACGGTCACTGTAGAAAAAATTGCTGAGCGCGCAGGAGTTAGTAAAGCCACCATTTATAAATGGTGGCCCAACAAGGCTGCTGTCGTTATCGATGGCTTCCTCTCTGCTTCCGCAGCAAGACTGCCTGTCCCCGACACGGGCTCAGTATTTAATGATATACAGATTCATGCCACTAATTTAGCTCGCTTCTTGACGAGTCGGGAAGGTAAAATCATAACGGAGCTTATTGGTGAAGGGCAATTTGATGCAGGACTGGCAGAGGCATACCGGACCAGATATTTCCATCCTCGCCGGCTTGAGGCTAGGAATCTTATCGAACGAGGGGTTCAGCGCGGAGAATTGAAGGAAAATCTCGATATCGAATTAAGCATTGACCTCATTTACGGGCCGATTTTCTACCGATTGCTAGTACTAG carries:
- a CDS encoding MarR family winged helix-turn-helix transcriptional regulator; its protein translation is MNDSEKRRDLMDQMQSLAQTASTETALFHQVAAAKLGLGITDLKTISALLQEGPMTAGQLAERLNLTTGAVSNVIDRLEQGNFASRVPDTKDRRKVIVTINQDMLSTSNNVYRSMGEAFEKLLETYSVEELEFLVKFYNSTIDLTKLEIAKLKSRR
- a CDS encoding MFS transporter; the protein is MQTTQIEGKRISSWIMFLLASACGLIVANLYYAQTLVGPISDATGLSSGAAGLIVTLTQIGYVVGLLFIVPLSDIIENRRLVVVSLIVVVGALLAATFAPNPPLFLTASLLIGMASVVAQILVPYATYLASEEQSGRVVGNVMSGLLLGIMFARPVASFITGIWGWQAVFALSAIVITLLTVLLSRILPKRKPLPTIDYGKLIVTLGTLLKQTPILRRRAIYQACLFGAFSLFWTVVPLRLADDFGMSQQGIALFALAGVGGAIAAPIAGRLADKGWTGFLTVLAMIIAALSLLLTYLFQDNSTTALALLVLAAIMLDMAVSGNLVLGQRAIFSLGSEARGRLNGLFMSIFFIGGAIGSSLGGWSYAHGGWSFTSLIGVVMPLLALLYFITEKIPGFSPRGRS
- a CDS encoding TetR/AcrR family transcriptional regulator gives rise to the protein MNVKRGRPRNVETQKSILSASYDLLLENGFGTVTVEKIAERAGVSKATIYKWWPNKAAVVIDGFLSASAARLPVPDTGSVFNDIQIHATNLARFLTSREGKIITELIGEGQFDAGLAEAYRTRYFHPRRLEARNLIERGVQRGELKENLDIELSIDLIYGPIFYRLLVLGEHLDDVYVKNLVTYSFSGIRSD